From the genome of Phycisphaerae bacterium:
GAGTGGATTTGGGAATCTCAAGCTCGGCTGTCGGTTAAGATAGCAGGCTTTCCCTTGGGTGGAGCTCCAGGTTTTATAAGTGTAACAAACAAACGAGTGGTATTTGAGCCGGCAAAAACGAGCATTACAGGAGCTATGGCAGAAATAGATTTTCAAAATATAGAGAAAGTTCAGAAGACATGTAACTTTCTGATTTTTCCTAACTCATTCAAGATATTTACCAAGGATGGCAAATGTTACAAGTTCACAACATGGAGCAGGAACGCTATCGTGAAGTTACTCGATAACCCCAAAAAACTGTGAAATCTTCGGTCAAATACGGCAGGGCTAACCGAGTCGTATCTTGGTTTCGATGATGTCGTTGGGTTTGATTTTATTATCAGGGTTGGGGATTTGCATTTCGAAGTAACGCTCGGCCCGGCCGGTTGCGAATCCATCGTCAACAGATTCGATTAATACGCGTTCACTGCGGCCAATAAAATTTTCTCTGTATTGATGAGCTAAATCATCGGCGAGTTTTTGCAGTATTGCGGCGCGCTCTTTGATTATTTGCGGTTCGGTTTTCGGTGACATCTTCTCGGCAGGCGTTCCGCGGCGGGCGGAGAAACTAAATACGTGGATGCGCGAAAATCCGACGGCCTTGCATAATTCGGTTGTCTGCTCGAAATCCCTATCGGATTCGCCGGGAAAGCCGACGATAATATCGGTAGTAATCGCGGGGTTTTCCAAACAGGAGTTCAGCATTCGCACTTTTTCGAGATAATCCTCGGCCGTGTAAAGCCGGGCCATTTTTTTAAGAATATTATCCGAGCCGGACTGCAATGACAGGTGCAGGTGCGGCATAATATTAGTATGTTTGGCGAGTACGTCAAGCAGTTGCGGCGTGATATCCTGCGGGTTGAGCGAGCTGATACGCAGGCGGTGCAGGTCGGGAGCTAGCGCGAGTTTTTCGAGCAATTGCGCGAGGTAATCTGTTTCGGGGTTTGTCCAGTTTTGCCGGCGAGTGGTATCCCGGCCGAACGCGCCGAGACAGATGCCGGTCAGGACGATTTCCTTATGGCCCGATTTTACCAGTTGTTCAGCCTCGCGGCAGATAGAATCTATGGGTCGGCTTTCGATTCGGGGGCGAACAATTGGTATGATGCAGTACGTACAATAATTATCGCAGCCGTCCTGGGCCTTCAAAAAAGCCCGTGTATGGCCCGCAAAAGCGGTCAATTCGGGCAATTTCAAGGGGTCACAGGTGCTTTTGGGCTTG
Proteins encoded in this window:
- a CDS encoding MiaB/RimO family radical SAM methylthiotransferase produces the protein KPKSTCDPLKLPELTAFAGHTRAFLKAQDGCDNYCTYCIIPIVRPRIESRPIDSICREAEQLVKSGHKEIVLTGICLGAFGRDTTRRQNWTNPETDYLAQLLEKLALAPDLHRLRISSLNPQDITPQLLDVLAKHTNIMPHLHLSLQSGSDNILKKMARLYTAEDYLEKVRMLNSCLENPAITTDIIVGFPGESDRDFEQTTELCKAVGFSRIHVFSFSARRGTPAEKMSPKTEPQIIKERAAILQKLADDLAHQYRENFIGRSERVLIESVDDGFATGRAERYFEMQIPNPDNKIKPNDIIETKIRLG